The following proteins come from a genomic window of Salvia hispanica cultivar TCC Black 2014 chromosome 4, UniMelb_Shisp_WGS_1.0, whole genome shotgun sequence:
- the LOC125219239 gene encoding histone H2AX-like, translating into MAGNTTTAAKSIGGRGRTKSKSVTRSAKAGLQFPVGRIARFLKKGRYAQRVGSGSPVYLSAVLEYLAAEVLELAGNAARDNKKTRIVPRHIQLAVRNDEELGKLLGSVTIANGGVLPNIHRTLLPKKAGEGKGKGEIGSASQEF; encoded by the exons ATGGCCGGAAACACGACGACGGCGGCGAAGAGCATCGGCGGCCGCGGCAGGACTAAATCGAAGTCGGTTACCAGATCTGCAAAAGCCGGTCTCCAGTTCCCCGTAGGTCGGATTGCTCGTTTCCTGAAGAAGGGTCGTTACGCTCAGCGCGTGGGATCTGGCTCCCCCGTCTATCTCTCCGCCGTCCTTGAATACCTCGCTGCGGAG GTTTTGGAGCTTGCTGGAAATGCGGCGAGGGACAACAAGAAGACGAGGATCGTTCCGAGGCATATTCAGTTGGCTGTGCGGAACGACGAGGAGCTGGGGAAGCTTCTGGGATCTGTGACGATTGCTAACGGCGGCGTTTTGCCCAACATTCACCGCACTCTGCTGCCGAAGAAGGCTGGGGAAGGCAAAGGAAAGGGGGAAATTGGGTCCGCATCTCAGGAATTCTGA
- the LOC125218150 gene encoding gibberellin receptor GID1B-like: MTGSNEVNVNESQRVVPLNTWILISNFKLAYNLLRRSDGTFNRDLSEFLDRKVPANAVPVDGVCSFDVLDRATSLLNRVYLAAADGDAPWRVPDLDRPLSATAAVPVIVFFHGGSFVHSSANSAIYDTLCRRLVRACGAAVVSVDYRRSPEHRCPCAYDDGWAALKWAHSRPWLRSGAGAAARAHVYLAGDSSGGNIAHHVAVRAAEEGVEVLGNILLHPLFGGQERTESETRLDGKYFVRIQDRDWYWRAYLPEGEDRDHPACNVFGRRSRSIEGLRFPKSLVVVAGLDLLQDWQLGYVHGLEGSGHEVKLLYLEKATIGFYFLPNNNHFHCLMEEINAFLHS; this comes from the exons ATGACGGGCAGTAATGAAGTAAATGTCAATGAATCACAG AGAGTGGTTCCCCTGAATACATGGATCTTGATATCCAATTTCAAGCTCGCCTACAACTTGCTCCGGCGATCGGACGGCACATTCAACCGCGACCTGAGCGAATTCCTCGACCGCAAGGTTCCGGCCAACGCCGTCCCCGTCGACGGCGTCTGCTCCTTCGACGTCCTTGACCGCGCCACCAGCCTCCTCAACCGCGTCTACCTCGCCGCCGCCGACGGAGACGCCCCCTGGCGGGTCCCCGACCTCGACAGGCCTCTCAGCGCCACCGCCGCCGTGCCGGTGATCGTCTTCTTCCACGGCGGCAGCTTCGTCCACTCCTCCGCCAACAGCGCCATCTACGACACGCTCTGCCGCCGCCTCGTGCGGGCGTGCGGCGCCGCCGTCGTGTCCGTCGACTACCGCCGCTCGCCGGAGCACCGCTGCCCGTGCGCCTACGACGACGGCTGGGCGGCCCTCAAGTGGGCCCACTCGCGGCCGTGGCTCCGGAGCGGGGCCGGGGCCGCGGCCCGGGCCCACGTGTACCTGGCCGGGGACAGCTCGGGCGGGAACATCGCCCACCACGTGGCCGTCCGCGCGGCCGAGGAGGGCGTGGAGGTGCTCGGGAACATCCTCCTCCACCCGCTCTTCGGGGGGCAGGAGCGGACGGAGTCCGAGACGCGGCTGGACGGGAAGTACTTTGTCCGGATTCAGGACCGGGATTGGTACTGGCGGGCGTATTTGCCCGAGGGCGAGGATCGGGATCACCCGGCGTGCAACGTGTTCGGGAGGCGCAGCCGGAGCATCGAGGGGCTGCGCTTCCCGAAGAGCCTCGTGGTGGTGGCCGGGCTCGATCTCCTCCAAGATTGGCAACTAGGGTACGTCCATGGATTGGAGGGATCAGGGCATGAGGTGAAATTGCTCTATCTTGAAAAGGCCACCATTGGATTCTACTTCTTGCCAAACAACAATCATTTCCATTGTTTAATGGAGGAGATCAACGCCTTTCTCCACTCCTAA